In the Brassica napus cultivar Da-Ae chromosome A7, Da-Ae, whole genome shotgun sequence genome, one interval contains:
- the LOC106361626 gene encoding uncharacterized protein LOC106361626 has translation MMGGGRVYWEMDDGGCNGGVVVMFAWSSISENHLASFVHLYSSLGWNSLVCRADFLTAFYPEMALSLAFHLLSDLVEELRTRPCPVIFLALSGAPKACMYKVLQVIMGDCEAQIHPDDSQLVRNCLSGHVYDSGPLDFTSDLNAKFALHPTIRQMSVPSRLVSWVAKGVSSGLEGLYLTRFESQRSEYWQALYSSVEIGAPYLILCSDNDELAPHQVISSFTHQLQELGGEVKVVKWKNSPHAGHYRHNPIQYRAVISNFLEKAISVHSQKIRQLGERFHTHDEISELICDLQKVAVNSNQSLRRVATGPSDHFFLPSSAPYQTNNNNDASSSLEEQRDRSSFRPLQPTSINAHSVLGQFLFDSCVPKNIEGWDIRFGGSLNGQPYATSTSRKSSNLGFKKRVLRSRL, from the exons atGATGGGCGGAGGAAGGGTATACTGGGAGATGGACGACGGAGGATGTAACGGCGGCGTGGTTGTGATGTTCGCGTGGAGTTCGATTAGCGAGAACCATCTCGCGAGTTTCGTTCATCTCTACTCTTCTCTCGGATGGAATTCGCTTGTTTGTCGCGCTGATTTTCTCACTGC gttttacCCAGAAATGGCTCTCTCTCTAGCATTCCACCTTCTTTCTGACCTTGTTGAG gagctaaggaccAGACCATGTCCTGTTATCTTTCTAGCTTTATCTGGAGCTCCAAAAGCCTGCATGTACAAAGTCTTACAG GTGATCATGGGTGATTGTGAAGCTCAGATTCATCCG gATGATAGCCAGTTGGTTAGAAACTGTCTTTCTGGACATGTCTACGACTCTGGCCCATTGGATTTCACTAGTGATTTGAATGCGAAATTCGCACTTCACCCCACAATACGGCAAATGTCTGTGCCTTCAAGACTAGTATCTTGGGTGGCCAAAGGGGTTTCTTCTGGGCTCGAAGGTTTATATCTTACCAGATTTGAATCTCAACGCAGTGAGTATTGGCAGGCCCTCTACTCATCTGTT GAAATTGGAGCTCCATATCTCATTTTATGCTCCGATAATGACGAACTTGCTCCTCACCAAGTAATTTCAAGCTTCACCCATCAGTTGCAGGAACTGGGAGGAGAAGTTAAAGTTGTCAAGTGGAAAAACTCTCCTCATGCAG GACACTATAGGCATAACCCTATACAATACCGAGCTGTTATCTCCAACTTTCTGGAGAAAGCCATATCTGTTCACTCACAGAAAATCCGACAGCTTGGAGAAAGATTTCACACGCATGATGAGATCTCTGAGCTAATATGCGACCTTCAGAAAGTAGCTGTGAACTCTAACCAAAGCCTAAGAAGAGTAGCAACTGGGCCAAGTGATCACTTTTTCTTACCAAGCTCAGCACCGTATCAaaccaacaacaacaatgatGCATCGTCTTCACTAGAAGAACAGAGAGATAGATCTTCCTTCCGCCCGCTCCAACCAACGAGCATAAACGCTCACAGTGTTCTCGGGCAGTTCCTATTTGACTCGTGTGTTCCAAAAAACATCGAAGGCTGGGATATCAGATTTGGTGGTTCTCTCAACGGGCAACCGTATGCCACTTCAACTTCCCGTAAAAGCTCGAATCTTGGTTTCAAGAAACGCGTCCTCCGTTCAAGACTATGA
- the LOC106361627 gene encoding pentatricopeptide repeat-containing protein At2g15630, mitochondrial-like: MRQFTLPCLLRHRISILSGAAYSRTAARLSSSSTLTTSTTEPELSQPPISSDILLDSIRSSQWHFVEQITGKLTPSLISTTLLSLVKTPDLALNFVNRIDLSCLDFPTQCLAIAVVSKLSSPNPALQLLKEVITSTSISVRDIFNELVLARDRLETKSTILLDLLVRCCCQLKLVDEAIECFYSMKEKGFDPKTETCNCILSSLSRLSLTEKAWVFYADMYRMEIKSNIYTYNIMINVLCKEGKLKKAKGMLAMMECFGVKPNIVTYNTLVQGYSLRGRIEGARMVIKEMKSKGFKPDLQTYNPILSWMCSEGRASEVLKEMKELGLVPDSVSYNILIRGCSNKGDLETAFAYRDEMMKKGFAPTFYTYNTLIHGLFMENKIEAAEMLIKEIREKGIALDAVTYNILINGYCQHGDAKKAFALHDEMMTDGIEPTLFTYTSLIYVLCRRRKMREADELFENVVGKGMKPDLVMYNALIDGHCSTGNMDRAFLLLKEVDKMRIDPDDVTYNCLMRGLCGEGKFEEARELMGEMKRRGIKPDHISYNTLISGYSKKGDTKQAFMVRDEMLSLGFNPTLLTYNALLKSLSKNQDGRVAEELLMEMKSEGITPNDSTYCSVVEAMSNLELGAEKSDN; the protein is encoded by the coding sequence ATGAGACAGTTCACTCTCCCCTGTCTTTTACGCCACCGAATCTCAATTCTTTCTGGCGCCGCATATTCTCGTACGGCCGCacgtctttcttcttcttctaccctAACAACATCCACCACCGAGCCGGAGCTCTCACAACCACCGATAAGTTCCGATATCCTACTCGACTCAATACGATCTTCTCAGTGGCATTTCGTCGAACAGATTACGGGCAAGCTCACACCTTCCCTTATATCAACAACTCTGCTCAGCCTCGTCAAGACTCCTGATTTAGCTCTCAATTTCGTCAACCGCATCGATCTTAGCTGCTTGGACTTCCCAACACAGTGCTTAGCGATAGCTGTTGTCTCTAAGCTCTCTTCTCCCAACCCAGCTCTTCAGTTACTTAAAGAAGTCATTACCAGTACCAGTATTAGTGTTAGAGACATTTTCAATGAATTGGTGCTTGCTCGTGATCGACTAGAGACTAAAAGCACCATTCTTTTGGATCTTTTGGTCAGATGCTGCTGTCAATTGAAGCTTGTGGATGAAGCAATAGAGTGCTTTTACTCGATGAAGGAGAAAGGTTTTGATCCCAAGACTGAAACTTGTAATTGCATTCTGAGTTCGTTATCAAGGTTGAGTCTAACAGAGAAAGCTTGGGTCTTCTACGCTGACATGTATAGGATGGAGATCAAGTCGAATATATACACTTACAATATAATGATCAACGTGTTGTGCAAGGAAGGGAAGTTGAAAAAGGCCAAGGGAATGTTGGCAATGATGGAGTGTTTTGGTGTTAAGCCTAACATTGTCACGTACAACACTCTTGTTCAAGGGTATTCGTTGAGAGGACGGATCGAAGGAGCTCGTATGGTTATCAAAGAAATGAAATCTAAAGGCTTTAAACCAGATTTGCAGACATACAACCCAATCCTGTCTTGGATGTGTAGTGAAGGAAGAGCTTCTGAGGTGTTGAAGGAGATGAAGGAGTTGGGTTTGGTTCCGGACTCTGTTTCTTACAATATATTGATCCGTGGTTGCAGTAACAAAGGAGATTTGGAGACAGCTTTTGCTTACAGGGATGAGATGATGAAAAAAGGTTTTGCGCCAACGTTTTATACTTACAACACGTTGATTCATGGTTTGTTTATGGAGAACAAGATAGAAGCTGCTGAGATGTTGATAAAGGAGATTAGAGAGAAGGGCATTGCCTTGGATGCTGTCACGTACAACATACTCATAAATGGATATTGTCAGCATGGTGATGCAAAGAAAGCCTTTGCTTTGCACGACGAAATGATGACCGATGGAATTGAGCCGACGCTGTTTACTTATACATCGCTTATTTATGTCTtatgtagaagaagaaaaatgagggAAGCAGATGAGTTGTTTGAGAACGTTGTAGGCAAGGGAATGAAGCCTGATCTTGTGATGTATAATGCATTGATCGATGGCCATTGTTCTACCGGTAACATGGACCGTGCGTTTTTGCTTCTTAAGGAGGTGGATAAGATGAGAATCGATCCTGATGATGTGACGTACAATTGCTTGATGAGGGGGCTGTGTGGAGAAGGTAAATTTGAGGAAGCTCGTGAGCTGATGGGGGAGATGAAGAGAAGAGGAATCAAACCTGACCATATTAGTTACAACACTCTAATAAGTGGGTACAGTAAGAAAGGTGATACAAAGCAAGCTTTCATGGTTCGAGATGAGATGTTGAGTCTCGGGTTTAATCCAACTCTTCTCACCTACAATGCTCTGTTAAAGAGTTTGAGTAAAAACCAGGATGGGAGAGTTGCAGAAGAATTACTAATGGAAATGAAAAGTGAAGGGATTACTCCTAATGACAGTACCTACTGCTCTGTAGTTGAGGCAATGTCTAATTTGGAACTGGGTGCAGAAAAGTCTGATAATTGA